The proteins below are encoded in one region of Limnochorda pilosa:
- a CDS encoding HAD-IA family hydrolase, with translation MRHPTHAPKQWKRRSDHLRALVLDLDGTIIDTESALYDAWEEVYGRRGAVLPLEEWMRCVGTSPDAFDPYAYLEGLVGHRLDRRALEAEVEQAAAAHLARLRPRDGVVALVEAARREGLGLAVASSSGRPWVERFLEQAGLTAAIDVLATADDVARVKPAPDLYLLALGRLGVEASEALAVEDSPNGARAALAAGLRCVVVPNPLTAGEVFPAEVPRLSSLRGRTPRALWELARRRPQSLSSSSSSRSSSSNSSSSSSSS, from the coding sequence GTGCGTCACCCAACGCATGCGCCCAAGCAATGGAAGCGGAGGTCGGATCATCTGCGCGCCCTGGTGCTGGACCTGGACGGGACCATCATCGACACGGAGTCGGCGCTGTACGACGCCTGGGAAGAGGTCTACGGCCGAAGGGGGGCCGTGCTGCCCCTGGAGGAGTGGATGCGCTGCGTGGGCACGTCGCCGGACGCCTTTGACCCTTACGCGTACCTGGAAGGGCTTGTGGGGCATCGGCTGGACCGGCGGGCCCTGGAGGCGGAGGTGGAGCAGGCCGCCGCGGCTCACCTGGCCAGGTTGCGCCCACGGGACGGGGTGGTCGCGCTGGTGGAGGCCGCGCGCCGGGAAGGGCTCGGCCTGGCGGTCGCCTCGAGCTCGGGCCGCCCGTGGGTGGAACGGTTTCTGGAGCAGGCGGGCCTGACCGCGGCCATCGACGTGCTGGCCACCGCGGACGACGTGGCCCGGGTGAAGCCGGCGCCGGACCTCTACCTGCTGGCCCTGGGCCGGCTGGGCGTGGAGGCCTCGGAGGCCCTGGCGGTGGAGGACTCACCCAACGGGGCGCGGGCCGCTCTGGCTGCCGGGTTGCGCTGCGTGGTCGTCCCGAACCCGCTCACGGCTGGCGAGGTCTTCCCGGCCGAGGTTCCCAGGCTGTCGTCGCTGCGAGGCCGGACGCCTCGGGCGCTGTGGGAGCTGGCGAGGCGGCGGCCTCAGTCCTTGTCTTCATCCTCGTCATCGAGGTCGTCTTCGTCGAACTCATCGTCCTCATCGTCGTCATCATAG
- a CDS encoding sugar-binding transcriptional regulator, with amino-acid sequence MHICSCHGLTQLEIARRLGVSRPTISRLLQRARDIGLVRITISQGVENVTDLSNMLCRFFDLKEAVVVPAAATIPDTLRQTVGHSAASYVQNLLRPGVTLAISWGITLYETVKAMRPEHVPGMNVVQLVGGLGSTSPVLQSFDLARRVAELHDAECHPLHAPTREALMRDISVRRSLEMARTAQVALVGLDALWRHTSLVRVDGLGDREQRLLTEAGAAGECCFHFYTIDGIECDTVLSQQVMSLSLAELRALPLVVGVASDLDTVEAILGGLRTGVLDVLIVDQVAAERIITEEEDRRSRLGKADGASKASTTADGSTGA; translated from the coding sequence ATGCACATATGTTCCTGCCATGGGTTGACGCAGCTGGAGATCGCTCGACGGCTGGGTGTCTCCCGCCCGACCATCTCACGCCTGCTTCAAAGGGCCCGGGACATCGGCCTGGTCCGTATCACTATCTCGCAAGGCGTGGAGAACGTCACGGACCTCTCGAACATGCTCTGCCGCTTCTTTGACCTGAAGGAGGCGGTGGTCGTCCCGGCCGCCGCCACCATCCCGGACACACTCCGCCAGACCGTGGGGCACTCTGCGGCCTCCTACGTCCAGAACCTGTTGCGGCCCGGCGTCACTCTGGCCATCTCCTGGGGCATCACCCTCTACGAGACCGTCAAGGCCATGCGGCCGGAGCACGTGCCCGGAATGAACGTGGTCCAGCTCGTGGGCGGGCTTGGCTCCACATCACCCGTGCTCCAGTCCTTCGACCTCGCCCGACGGGTCGCGGAGCTGCACGACGCCGAGTGCCACCCTCTCCACGCCCCTACCCGCGAGGCGCTGATGCGGGACATCAGCGTGCGGCGCAGCCTGGAGATGGCCCGTACGGCACAGGTAGCCCTGGTTGGGCTGGACGCGCTCTGGCGGCACACCTCTCTGGTACGCGTCGACGGGCTGGGGGACCGTGAGCAACGCCTCCTCACCGAGGCCGGCGCAGCAGGCGAGTGCTGCTTTCATTTCTACACGATCGACGGCATCGAATGCGATACGGTGCTGAGCCAGCAGGTGATGAGCCTGAGCTTGGCGGAGCTTCGGGCACTCCCGCTGGTGGTGGGGGTTGCATCCGATCTGGACACCGTGGAGGCCATTCTGGGCGGCCTGCGTACTGGCGTGCTCGACGTCCTCATCGTCGACCAAGTTGCGGCCGAACGGATCATCACCGAGGAAGAGGATCGACGCTCCCGCCTCGGCAAGGCAGATGGAGCCTCAAAGGCCTCGACGACCGCCGATGGGAGCACCGGGGCATGA
- a CDS encoding DinB family protein, giving the protein MFQVYLDTSRRSSRVMAHLLEPPGLGIRFESRPALDAGLGEAVAAHLAWLGSHGHWSHPTPDPAGLQWQIMEEQLLEGDFESGDDVGFYGPDLVPPEPGEIERYLAIARSAREELLALVRGLPAGAMEWRRDERSRPIGQILKHVAGAELWYITRVIDDPSERGLPPELEDLDRRMDATEDPVARLVLVRQGFEAFFRWLPLERLGRVVTPSWFCEITTERWTVRKALRRAIEHEREHTRSVARVVEGRG; this is encoded by the coding sequence GTGTTCCAGGTCTACCTTGATACCAGCCGCCGCTCCTCGCGGGTGATGGCGCACCTGCTGGAGCCGCCGGGGTTGGGCATCCGGTTCGAGAGCCGGCCGGCTCTGGACGCAGGGCTCGGTGAGGCCGTCGCGGCCCACCTGGCGTGGCTCGGGTCGCACGGACACTGGTCGCATCCGACCCCGGACCCAGCCGGCCTCCAGTGGCAGATTATGGAGGAGCAACTGCTGGAGGGAGACTTCGAGTCCGGCGACGACGTGGGCTTCTATGGCCCGGACCTGGTGCCGCCGGAGCCTGGCGAGATCGAGCGGTACCTGGCCATCGCCCGGAGTGCAAGGGAGGAACTGCTGGCCCTGGTGCGGGGCCTGCCGGCCGGGGCGATGGAGTGGCGCCGCGACGAGCGGAGCCGCCCCATCGGGCAGATCCTGAAGCACGTGGCTGGAGCCGAGCTCTGGTACATCACGCGGGTGATCGACGATCCGTCGGAGCGGGGCCTGCCGCCCGAGCTGGAGGACCTGGACCGGCGCATGGACGCCACCGAGGATCCGGTGGCGCGTCTGGTGCTGGTGCGTCAGGGTTTCGAGGCGTTCTTCCGCTGGCTGCCGCTGGAGCGTTTGGGGCGAGTCGTGACGCCGAGCTGGTTCTGCGAGATTACCACCGAACGTTGGACGGTCCGCAAGGCGTTGCGCCGTGCCATCGAGCACGAGCGGGAGCACACCCGGAGCGTCGCGCGGGTGGTAGAAGGCAGGGGCTGA